CCCCGGGAATTCTGGAACCTCGCTGGCCGAGCCGGACGAATCGGGCATGACAGCGTTGGTGTTGTCGGCCTTGCGGAGGGCAAGGACAGAGACGCGATAATCGATTTTGTTCGCCGCAATACCGGCGCTCTCGCCTCCCGCTTGGTTACACTCCTTGATGATCTTGCCGCCCAAGGTCAGCTCAACAATCTCGACGCCGTTCTATGGCAAGATCAGTGGGAAGATTTCCGCTGCTATGTCGCCCATCTCTGGGCGGAAAAGAAGAATCTCGACGCGGTGCTGGCGGCATCCGAACAACTTCTTCGGCAGACCTATGGCTATACGACCCTGCGCAATGACCCTACCCAGCGTGACAAAGCCGATGCTTTACTGAATGCCACGAAGAACTATGCCCGCAGGCTGGCTGATATGCCGGGGGCGGCGGAGCTGGCCGACTTGACCGGTTTTTCGCCTGAAGGGGTGCAAAAAGCGATGAGCGGCATGCGGAATCTCGAAGAGCAACTGAGGCCCGATGACTGGGCACCGGAAAGCTTGTTTGGAGATGCAGGCCGCATGGCAGATCTGTTCGGGGTCATGCTGAAGGTCCCCCAACTGAAACAGCAGCTTGAAGAAATCGGTGGTGATGGATTCGACCATGCCCATTTATCCAACATCACCCGCGACTGGGTGAATGGTGTTCGGCTGGAAGACATAGCGAAAACGTATTTTTCACAAGATAACGAGCGCTCGGAAACCGAGGCTTTTACCGATACTTGCAAGGCGATCTATCGAGCCATTGTCAATAACGGTACTTGGGGAGTATCGGCTTTGAGCCGTGTTTCGGGAATGGATTTTGAAAGGATGACAGAGGCCGAGCGCCGCCGAATCAACGCTCTGCCTGCGATGATTTATCACGGTGTCCGGACGGAAGATGCGGTGCTGATGCGGATGAATTCCGCACCTCGAAGCGTGGCCGAAAAAATCGGCTCGCTCTATCGTGATGCCCTTGGGGGCGACGAAGGTCGTTATTCTGTCGGGAAAGCACGTATTTTCTTGAAGGGTATGTCAGCAAGAGAGTGGAATCGCGCAAGGCCGGAACAGGCTCCATTAAGTGGAGCCGGTTACAAGAGAGTATGGGAGATTCTTGCCGGGGAGGGATCTTAAGGTGGCGGCTAAAATTCACTACACCGAAGACGCCCTCGTCCAGCAGACGACTGCCGAGTATCTGGAGCAACAACTCGGCTGGGAATCGGTTTATGCCTATAACACTGAGACCTTCGGGCCGGATGGCACGCTGGGACGTACGTCCGACCGCGAGGTGGTACTCACGCGCTATCTCCGGCAAAAGATCGTTGAGCTGAATCCAGGGCTACCGGACGAAGCCTATGATGATGCCTTACGTCAGGTTACGGCCACCACGGCTGCCCAGACACTGCTGGCAACGAATCGCGAAAAGCACGATCTGATTAGAGACGGTGTGCAGGTCACCTTTCGAAACGGCAAAGGCGAGAGAGTGAAACAACGGCTGCGCTTGTTCGACTTCAATGAGCCAACCAATAACCATTTTCTGTGCGTGCGAGAGCTTTGGGTTCGAGGCGATCTGTACCGCCGCCGTGCAGATATGGTGGGGTTTGTCAATGGCTTGCCGCTGCTGTTCATGGAACTGAAAAACATCAACAAGGATATTCGGGCTGCCTACGAGCGGAACTTCAAAGATTACAAGGACACTGTACCACACTTATTCCACCACAACGAATTCGTCGTCCTTGCCAACGGGGTAGACGCAAAAATAGGATCGGTGACCAGCCGATTCGAGCATTTTCAAGAATGGAAGCGTCTGGCAGAGGACGACCCTGGTGTGGTTGACATGGAGACGCTGCTCAAGGGCGTCTGTGATAAGCACAACTTCATCGACCTGCTGGAGAATTTCATTCTCTTCGACGACTCCTCCGGCGAGCCGAAGAAGATTCTGGCCCGCAATCATCAGTTTCTAGGAGTTAATCGAGCCATCGAGGCAGTGAAGGATCGCAAGAACCGCCAGGGTAAACTGGGCGTATTCTGGCACACCCAGGGCGCAGGCAAGAGCTACTCGATGGTGACATTCACCCGGAAGGTCCACCGCAAGCTCGGCGGCAACTTCACCTTCCTCATTCTGACTGACCGCGATGACCTGGACACCCAAATTTACAAGACTTTCGCTGGCTGCGGTGTAGTGAACAACGACCGTGACCCGTGTCGAGCAACCGGTGGCGATCATTTGAGTCGGCTTCTTGCCGAGCAAAAGTCGCACATCTTCTCTCTGATCCAGAAGTTCAACCAAGATGTGGGCCCGGACGCAGGGTACACGCAGCGAGATGATATCATCGTCATCACGGACGAGGCACACCGTACGCAATACGGCATACTGGCTCTGAACATGCGAAATGCTCTGCCGAACGCCAGCTATATTGGCTTCACGGGTACGCCGCTGTTCAAGGAGGATGAGATCACACGGCGGGTGTTTGGGGACTACCTCTCCACCTATGACTTCCAACGTGCGGTCGAGGACAAGGCCACTGTACCGCTCTATTACGATGCGAGGGGAGACAAACTCGGCGTGGCCGTGGGTGACTTGAACGAACGGATTGCTGCCAAGCTCGAGGAACTGGAGACCGAGGGTATCGATGTCGAGCAGCGGTTAGAGAAAGAACTCAAGCGCGATTATCACATCATCACGGCGGACAAACGGTTGGACGCAGTTGCGAGCGATTTCGTTAGACACTACTCAAAAGCGTGGGAGACCGGCAAGGCGATTCTTGTCTGCATCGACAAGATCACGTGCGTGCGGATGTATACCCTGATCACCAGATATTGGGATGAACGCATCGCTGAGTTAGAGTCTGAAAAAGGCTCAGCGGCTGACGAGCAAGAGGAGACTTATCGCTGCCGGCAGATAGCGTGGATGCGGGAAACGCGTATAGCAGTTGTCGTCAGTGAGGAGCAAGGAGAGGTCGAGACATTCCGCCAGTGGGGCATGGACATCACCCCACATCGCCGGTTAATCAAAGAGGGAATGGAACTGCCTGACTCCATGCGAAATAAGCCGCAGTTCCGCAATATGCAACGTATGGCCCTGGATGATGCCTTCAAGGCAGAGGAGCACCCATTCCGGATCGCTATCGTATGTGCAATGTGGCTGACGGGTTTTGATGTGCCATGCTTATCGACGTTGTATCTGGATAAGCCCCTCAAGGCACACACGCTTATGCAGGCGATTGCTCGTGCCAACCGGGTGAATGAGGGCAAGAACAACGGACTGATCGTTGACTACTGCGGTATCCTCAAGAACCTGCGTAAGGCTCTGGCGACGTTTGCCGGACAGGAAGACGGTGGCCGTGGAGGCCAAGGCAGTGAAACCGATCCCGCTAGACCTGAAGACGAGCTTCTGGAGGACCTGAAGGAAGCCATTGCATTTGTTCGGGGATTTCTGACCGAGCACAGAGCTTCGCTCGACGATATCATTACAAAGGCGGGTTTCGAGCGAAATGCTGCCATCATCGCTGCCAAAGAGGCGGCCAATGAAAACGACGAGACTCGCAAGCGGTTTGAGGTAATGTGCCGGGAAGTTTTCAAGAAGTTCAGAGCGTGCATCAATGTCAAAGGTATCAACACACACCGAGGCGAGTACGATGGGATCAATGTGATCTACAAAAGTCTCCAGCAGGACCGGGAAAAGGCAGACATTACCGACATCATCAGGGAACTGCAACAAGTGGTCGACGAAGTCATTGAAACCCATCCCGCCGGGGAGATCGAAGATTCCGAGACCTATGACATCAGCAAGATCGATTTTGATCGGCTCCGAAAGGAGTTTAATCGAAGTCCTGCCAAACATACCACAGTGCAGAACCTGAAACAGGCCATTGAACAGAAGCTTCAACGGCTACTGGAACAGAATCCACTTCGCACAGACTTCCAGCGTCATTATGAAGAAATCGTCGCCGACTACAATCGCGAGAAGGACAGGGTGACAATTGAAAAGACTTTCGAGGCACTTCTTCGCTTCATGGGCGACCTTGATGAAGAGGATACCCGAGCGGTGCGCGAAGGGCTCGACGAGGAATCACTGGCCATTTTCGATCTCTTGAAAAAGCCTGACCTGAGCGCATCTGATATCAAGCGAATCAAATCTGTGGCTGTCGAATTGCTGGAAACCCTCAAGGCCGAAAAGTTGCGAATCGATCACTGGCAAGACAAGGAGGCTACCCGCGATGCAGTGCGCCTCGCTATCCGAGATTTTCTATGGAGCGACAAAACAGGGTTGCCCATCGGTTCTTACACTGAGCACGAAGTGACCATGAAAGCTGAGGGTGTTTTCCTACACATATTCCGGGCATATCCGATTCTGCCATCGCCCTTCTTCGTAAGCACACCAGCCCCAAGATAACCGTACCGCTTATAACCCCAAAGAAATGCCTGACTACTGAAAGTCTTGGTTTCCTGGTCGAAAAGAAGTCCTTTCGGACTAGGATCGGCAGCCGCGCCCCAAGTTGCGCAATTTAAGCGATCCGTACTGCCAAGTGCCCGCCTAGAGCAACCGCGTAGAACTACGCAGAACCCTAGATCTTCTGTGCCACGGATCCCCAAGCCCACTACTTTTGCCACAGCCAGGTGAAAGGCTCCCTTTCCCCCTGGTCTCCTGGAGTAGCCAGTTCCTGCCCTATTCCACATGTCAATTACCTCAAAAGTGACACCACAAGCACCTGTCCCTCTTTGAATTTGGCTCATAGCGATTTCAGCGGGGGAATTTGTCCAAAAAATCCAACCTCTATTTTTCCAAGAATTTCAAGTTCATGTAAAAGAAGGTTCTTCCTTTTCTGGTTTGAAAGGCTCTTTTAT
This genomic stretch from Dehalococcoidia bacterium harbors:
- a CDS encoding type I restriction endonuclease subunit R, producing MHYTEDALVQQTTAEYLEQQLGWESVYAYNTETFGPDGTLGRTSDREVVLTRYLRQKIVELNPGLPDEAYDDALRQVTATTAAQTLLATNREKHDLIRDGVQVTFRNGKGERVKQRLRLFDFNEPTNNHFLCVRELWVRGDLYRRRADMVGFVNGLPLLFMELKNINKDIRAAYERNFKDYKDTVPHLFHHNEFVVLANGVDAKIGSVTSRFEHFQEWKRLAEDDPGVVDMETLLKGVCDKHNFIDLLENFILFDDSSGEPKKILARNHQFLGVNRAIEAVKDRKNRQGKLGVFWHTQGAGKSYSMVTFTRKVHRKLGGNFTFLILTDRDDLDTQIYKTFAGCGVVNNDRDPCRATGGDHLSRLLAEQKSHIFSLIQKFNQDVGPDAGYTQRDDIIVITDEAHRTQYGILALNMRNALPNASYIGFTGTPLFKEDEITRRVFGDYLSTYDFQRAVEDKATVPLYYDARGDKLGVAVGDLNERIAAKLEELETEGIDVEQRLEKELKRDYHIITADKRLDAVASDFVRHYSKAWETGKAILVCIDKITCVRMYTLITRYWDERIAELESEKGSAADEQEETYRCRQIAWMRETRIAVVVSEEQGEVETFRQWGMDITPHRRLIKEGMELPDSMRNKPQFRNMQRMALDDAFKAEEHPFRIAIVCAMWLTGFDVPCLSTLYLDKPLKAHTLMQAIARANRVNEGKNNGLIVDYCGILKNLRKALATFAGQEDGGRGGQGSETDPARPEDELLEDLKEAIAFVRGFLTEHRASLDDIITKAGFERNAAIIAAKEAANENDETRKRFEVMCREVFKKFRACINVKGINTHRGEYDGINVIYKSLQQDREKADITDIIRELQQVVDEVIETHPAGEIEDSETYDISKIDFDRLRKEFNRSPAKHTTVQNLKQAIEQKLQRLLEQNPLRTDFQRHYEEIVADYNREKDRVTIEKTFEALLRFMGDLDEEDTRAVREGLDEESLAIFDLLKKPDLSASDIKRIKSVAVELLETLKAEKLRIDHWQDKEATRDAVRLAIRDFLWSDKTGLPIGSYTEHEVTMKAEGVFLHIFRAYPILPSPFFVSTPAPR